A stretch of DNA from Pristis pectinata isolate sPriPec2 chromosome 35, sPriPec2.1.pri, whole genome shotgun sequence:
GAGAAATTATTTTCAGTGGCAGATGTTGGTACGTCACGTTTGGGAGTTCACTGCTGTGAAGCTCCATATGCATGAGGCATGGTACTGTTTGGTACTGAGCAGACCTGACACACTCAGTACCTTGCCTCTATACAGGTGGGGGCTGCAGGAGAGCCAGTGATTCGGGTTCCATTTCCTGATCTGGCACATCACATTCAAGGTTCTGTGAAGTGGGCCTCACAGGTGGGGGCTACGGATACACAGAAAAAATTACATCAGTAACACGAAATGTGCATTGCGTTGGATGCCACAGTATATATCACACTACATAATATATATAGGGTTGGGCATACATTCGTTCACCAGACACATGGACTCCCCAAGCAAACAAACTCACACAAACTTTATGATTTTCAACCAcgtgatttttttctttgaagtttaattGCTCAGCACACAAAGACATGAGACTACGTATTCCAATTTCTAGGCAGAGGCGTTTTCCTTGGGAAATCTGTTTGGCACAGATACTGATGTATTTATACTAAATTAATATGGGATAACATCTGTGATCAAAAAGTGCGGAAAGTAATTTGATGTGACCAAAGCATCCAGTATACAGCAAACTAAACCCCCCTTTCAGAAGCCAACAATGTTGCTTGCATCAGCCTCTCTaacattctttcttttctctttgcagcATGTTTTACAGTATCCTTGTCTTATTTATCATATCTGGACTCTTGTGCGGCGAAGAGACAACTGGTCGTGGAGGAACTCGCGGGGCTTTTCCCTCCCCCGGGAAGGGATGGTCCGGGAGGAAGAAGGACAAAGAGGACGTTTTGGACTCCAACCAAGCGGCTCTAATTGTAATGGATCGGCATTACGTCCGCAGGGACTGGTGCAAGTCCCACCCTCTCATCCAGACCCTGAAGGAGGATGGTTGCATTAGCCGCACTGTAATCAACCGCTTCTGTTACGGGCAGTGCAACTCGTTCTACATCCCCAGCCACGAGTACGGCGGGGAACCTTTTCGCTCCTGCTCTTTCTGCAAGCCCAAGAAGTTCAATACCGTCACGGTCACTTTCAACTGCCCTAGCCTCCATCCTCCATCCAAGCGAAGGCGGATCCAGTTGGTGAAGGAATGTCGGTGCATCTCCATAGACCTGGAGTAAGGGCGAGCGGGAGTTGTAGAGAAGCTGCTGTCTGTTTACAGAATGGCACTTTATAAACCCGGGAAAGTGGCCCCATGGGCAAGAAACTCCAAGATGGGTATAAATGAAACCTGTCAGGGTGAAACCAAACATATCCATGCAGTTGGCAACTGTTTAAATAAGTCATTAAATTATGtaaatgttaaatcagtcacAGAGTCTAAaatataaagttttttttacaaagaaacATGTGGTAATCTACCGTGAAGAAAGCATTATCTGTTGGCCAAAAGGGAGTCATCCAGATGAATATTTATGATGGCAAAAACAAAATCTGCCTTAATAAGCAAGCTGCCTTGGCAAGGCTGTTTCTGAGCACACACTTAGTCTGCCTGTGAAGGACTCCAGACCAGACCCAATGTGGGTTCAAGCTCTATTGAATGacgattttctttcattttaggcAATGCTTTTTACTTTTGCAAATGTGCCATTGTGTATTGTTGAGGGGAGGGACAGTTGTGCTATCATTTGAAATCACAATAAccaataaatacaaattgttacATCATGAATGAGGGTGCTTTCTCAATGAAATCCTGTCATGGGAGTGCAATAATCCCAGGTTATTAGGTTTGAAACTTTGCAAACCTAGTTAGTTACTTCTGTTGATCAGAAAAATGGAAATCTGGTCAAGGAACCTTTTATTCAACCAAGTATCTTCAGGTATCACCAGTCACTAGCCAACCACTGAACCTAACGAGGGCCAAGtaacacaagaaaacaaatggaaGTTTATCCCTCTGTGAACTGTTAATTTACGTTTCCCGGTTCAGACTGTGTAGGTGCCTCTATCactttcttggtattggtattggtatttgtttattattgtcacttgtaccaaggtacagtgaaaaacttgtcttgcatacagttcatacagatcaattcattacagagtgcattgaggtagtacagggtaaaaacaataacagaatacagagtaaagtgtcagctacagggaagtgcagtgcaggtagacaataaggtgcaaggtcataacaaggtagattgtgaggtcaagagtccatctcactgtataagagaaccgttcaatagtcttatcacagtggaatagaagctgtccttgagcctggtggtatgtgccctcaggctcctgtatcttctgcttgatccgagaggagagaagagagaatgacccaggtgggtggggtctttgattatgctggctgcttcaccaaggcagcgagaggtatagacagagtccatggaggggaagctggtttccgtgatgtgctgggctgcgtccacaactttctgcagtttcttgcggtcctggacagagcagttgccataccaagccgtgatgcatccagacaggatgctttctgtggtgcattgacaaaagttggtgagtgtcaaaggggacatgtcaaatttctttagccttctgaggaagtagaggcgctggtgagctttcttggccgtggcgtccatcTTTAAATCATGTCAAAGAGGCTACTCTGGTTTCAGAGCATTTTTTGATGATAATGTGCttacttaaaataaatattttgattcaGTTTATTAAGCAGttggatagtgagggaggttgtcaaagggtTCAGTAGGATATGGAACAGCTaaaaatgggcagaaaaatggcaaatgacatTTAATATAgatgtgtgaggtggtgcattttggaaggtcaagtgCAGgaagaaaatatacagtaaatggcaggacctttaagagcactgatgtacagagcgatcttggggtgcaagaccTTAGCTCCCTGCAAGTGAGaacacagttagatagggtggtaaaggaggtgtacggcatacctgccttcattagtcggggtattaagtaTGAAAGCCataaagtcatgttgcagctgtataacactttggttGGTCCTGATTTAGAGCACTGTGTGCATTTCAGGTcgccacatcacaggaaggatgtggaggccttggagaagatgcagaagtggttcaccaggatattgcctggatttgagaCTATTAGCTTTAAGTAGAGATTAGACtgactttgattgttttctttggagtgtttatagaataatgagaggcatagacattcagaatctttctcccagggtagaaatgtcaaatacctaggaggcatagaattaaggtgagaaggagaaagtttaaaagagatttatgaggcaagttcaTTACACAGAGaggcctggaacacactgccaggggaggtggtggaagcagatacgatcgcaacgtttaagaggcatttaagaggcacttaagcaacatttaagaggcattcagacagacacatgaacaggcagggaatagagggatacagaccatgtgcagggagatgtgATGAGTTTAGGTTGGCATaatagtcagcacagatatcatgggccgaagggcctgtactgttctacgttgaATGCTCAAATTCCTTCGGTTCCTGGCAGGTGACTGGAGACAGGATGAAATATCATGACGTAGGTTATGACACAATTTTGTGTTTAAACTCCATAGGTAGTTTCTGAGAAGATCTGAAAATTAAATTACAAATCATTCGCCCCCACAAGTAGTTTCTGCAATGTTAACAACGATGGTTTACATTACATACCCATTCTCACTGTTCTCAGGATGTCACTGGCCAGGCCAACCTTTCATTGCCTCATCCCTTGGAAAGACAAGGCGTCCTGTTGAACTGCTGCTCCCCACAGTACTGTCATGGGGTTTCAGGAATCAGGAACTGCAACAAATGGTCAAGAAGGGATGACCTATGAGTTGGGGGGAATTTGATGATAATCCTAAGTATCTACAGGAAAAAAAAGCCCAGTGAGTTGCTTCTCCTCAGTAGATCAGGAAGTTGACAAGCATCAATGAGGATGTTGCAGATTCAATGAAAAGGGAGAACCAtgcatgtggtgtatttggatcttCAAATGACCTTTAATAAGTCCTATATACGAGgttaatgtgcaaaattaaaacacacGGGGATAATGTACTTGCATGGATTTATAAGACAAgaaacagttggaataaatggatctctCCCAGGCTGGCAAGTAGTAATTTGTGGGACacagcagggatcggtgcttgaGCCCCCAGCCCGTTACAATACGCAGCAATGATCTGGAATCAAATGTAATATGTGCAGAAGACACAAACCTGAGTGGGATCATGAATTATGAGGAAGACACAGAAGCTTCAAGGTGATTGAGACACATTGAGTGAGTGGGGAAATACGTGACATATGCAGTATAACATGGATCAATGTGAAGTTAGCTGTACTGgtgggaaaaacagaaaggcagggTATTATTTGCATGGTGAAAGAGTGGAAAATGTTGATATAAAAAGGGAGCTGGGATCCTGATATTCCAGTCATTGGAAGCGAACAAACAGGTGACTGttctgttggccttcattgcaagaggttttgagtataggagcacagatgtcttgctgcagttatACATGGCATTAATGAGATCATAGCTGGAGCCCTGCGTGCAGTTGTCATCTCTTCACCTAAGAGAGGTTACCCTTGCCATAACAGGAGTGCAGAAAATGtccatcagactgattcctgggacagAGGGACTGTGGTATGAGGAGAGATGAGGTTGACTGTGGTTGTTAGAATTTAGAATGAGAAGGAATCTCACTGAAAGGTATAAGGTTCTGACAGGGTtggacagactggatgtggggaAGGTGCTTCCCCTGGCTGTGGTGCCTAGAACCAGTGGTGACATGATACAGGGAGAgatgttcaggactgagatgggggAAATTTCTTCGCACGGAGGGTGATAAATCCCGCTGCATTCTCTACCACATAAGATTGTGATGGACAAGTCACTGAATACATTAAAGAGGAAGGTAGAGAGAATTCTGGACAAAAGCGGCATCAATGTGTATGTGCAGTGAGAATATCGTATCGAAATCGAGGGTCAGCCATGAACATATCAAATGGTGGAGTAAGCATGAAGGGCCAAAAGGCCCATCCTTGCCCCTATTTTCTGGAATTATGGTCACATGTGAGCAGTGCTGCCAGTGCAGTCCATCCTATAGACAGCACACCCTGCACTCCCAGATGGGAGTGGATGTATACGATGCTGGATGGTGTGGCAAACAAGAAGACAgactgtcctggatggtgatgctCCACCATCTGCACAAGTGGAGGTTATTCCAATACACTTCAGGTTTGTTGGCAATGGAGAAATCTTGGGAGTCAGGAACTTTGGTCAGTCATCATGGAAAGCCTCTGAGCTTCTCTAAAAGCTATCAGTTCAATGAGTACTCCCACCCTCTTTTGAAGATATGGTGGTAGTATTGACACTGACTGTCTATAGGGTTAGATCTCATTTGCTGGAGAAAATCACTGGCTGGTACCTTATCTGAATATTGTCAAGGCCTTGCAACATGCAGCTATGGAACATGTCATTACCTGAAGAGTTGTGAACGGAACTGAACAATCGCCAGTGTACATCCATAGTTATGTCCTTAGAAGATCTTCTCTGacacagctgaagatgtttgggtgtAGGACATCCCTGCAGAGCTCCCACAGCAAAGGCATGGACTGAGAGTGCTCAGCCAATAGGAGTCACACCCATCTTCCTTGGTGTGAGATATGAATCCAGCCAGTGAAAAGTTTTTCCTTATTAGAGCCAATTGGCTCCACACTTCAACAATTCTGTCATGAAGTCAAGAGCTGTCACTCTACCCCCATGGCTGGAATTCACTTCTTTTGATGGGATCAAGGCCCATATTTGTGATGTAACCTGGAACCAAGTGGCCCTGGTTCAACGTAAACCAAGCACTGATAAGcaaatgctccagattccaacatctgcagaatctcttgtgtcactaaCAAGCAAGTGGTTGGTGAGTAACTGATTACATTGGACGGCAGAGCTGATGACCCATTTATCATCTGCATTATGATTAAATTAAGCCTATAAAATTTTATCattttttattaacatttttgttATTCTTTATGTAATGCAAACGTGAATATGCAACTAATAATAAACCTATATATTGTACACGTGAGGTGTGTTGCCTTGTAGGATGCACAGTTTGTGTTTCTTGACATTATCAACTGAATGCAGTATACTGAAACGGTACACTCTGTGTACAATAGGTTGTACATATTTGTATATAGTTTTATGTGTGTAATAAAGTTCATTGATGAAATTCTTTTTCATATAATAAATCACGTATCATTTATCTATATGGAAAATAACACAATGCCTGCCACAGATCCAGCAGACTGAAATGCAGATCAGCGGTACATTGAGCACAACAGATGCCGTGTGGGGAAGGAAGAGGTTCCACACCACAGTACCCCCAGGGATGTAAGTCATATCCGACAGCATGTACACAAAGGCATTCATTACACGTGCACAGCGTTCCCATGTTAAGTAGTAGATCATTGGGTCCACAGCAAGCCTTTATGACTTTGGAGTTATTTTCGAGCCCAGTTGATACTTCTCTGCCCGCCCCATGGCTGATTAAACCTCCCTCCAATCCAGTGGGATCTGGAGCTGCGGGAGTTTGCAGAGCAGTGACGGGGGTGGGGGACGGAGGACCCTTGCTGACGCCAAGGATTCTGCATAAATCAGTCGCTTCCACACACAGTTTGCTATTGAGTATCTGCTTCGGAATACTGGAGCAGTAGCGGAAGAAGGAAGTTGTTCAGGAAGCGTTTTCCTCTACACCTCTGCTACACTCAGACATCAAAGGAGTAAATTCTGAAGGTAAAGTACAAGGCAGTGATGTGACTGTACAGTGATTTAGTACTACCTGTGTGTTAATCACTATATAATGAATACCCTTCATGATATCCTGGCATCAAAATTCTTTGGAGTGGGAGAGAACAGCGGGTCCACAACAATGAAGGGGTGTGTGATGAGGCGGGGACTGAATGCAAGTCCCTTGTTGTCTCAGTCTGGTGGTTCTCTCGTATCTCTTTGTGCCAGAAATCACGAAGGAAAGACAATaaccatagaacgtagaacagtatagtacaggaacaggcccacagggacacaagagattctgcagacgttggaatctggagcaacacacacaaagtgctggaggaactcagcaggtcaggcagcatctagggagggaaatgaaaagtcgatgttttgggttgagacccttcatcaaaaatgCAAGTTTCTCagtccgaaacattgactgtttatttccctccacaggaacaggcccttcggcccaccaggtctgtgccgaccatgatgccaatcgcaactaatcccatctgcctgcacagggttgatatccctccattccctgcctgttcatgtgcatttctaaatgcctctcaaatgttgctgttgtacctgcttccaccatctccccggcagcactgtgtaaaaaaaccaaCCTCACACATCTCTTTtcaactttccccatctcatcttaaacctataccccctgttatttgacatttccaatcagggaaaaggactctgaccatacgagaccttgtattggggaaatgaagtttcagtggggagcattttgtgaacagtgatcataattccttaAGTTTTCAGTTAGTtctggataaggataagactggtcctcagatgaaagtgctaaattggaggaaggctaattacaataaTGTTtggcaggaactggggaaaggAGATTATAGCAGCCGTTTAAGGGTAA
This window harbors:
- the LOC127586357 gene encoding gremlin-1-like isoform X2, with product MDLLYSSMFYSILVLFIISGLLCGEETTGRGGTRGAFPSPGKGWSGRKKDKEDVLDSNQAALIVMDRHYVRRDWCKSHPLIQTLKEDGCISRTVINRFCYGQCNSFYIPSHEYGGEPFRSCSFCKPKKFNTVTVTFNCPSLHPPSKRRRIQLVKECRCISIDLE
- the LOC127586357 gene encoding gremlin-1-like isoform X1 → MNQTHSRYLSMFYSILVLFIISGLLCGEETTGRGGTRGAFPSPGKGWSGRKKDKEDVLDSNQAALIVMDRHYVRRDWCKSHPLIQTLKEDGCISRTVINRFCYGQCNSFYIPSHEYGGEPFRSCSFCKPKKFNTVTVTFNCPSLHPPSKRRRIQLVKECRCISIDLE
- the LOC127586357 gene encoding gremlin-1-like isoform X3 is translated as MFYSILVLFIISGLLCGEETTGRGGTRGAFPSPGKGWSGRKKDKEDVLDSNQAALIVMDRHYVRRDWCKSHPLIQTLKEDGCISRTVINRFCYGQCNSFYIPSHEYGGEPFRSCSFCKPKKFNTVTVTFNCPSLHPPSKRRRIQLVKECRCISIDLE